Proteins from a genomic interval of Ciona intestinalis chromosome 9, KH, whole genome shotgun sequence:
- the LOC100187397 gene encoding uncharacterized protein LOC100187397 isoform X1: protein MRIIRKTNFWVCVAVVLLLGVIYHIHKNRIENIQSKVAAVKKGMTEKEFTRTTGANGGETTEEDDALTTGRTQEENKKTTEEVSSKTTGKTEPSKEDKCRVQDYNDISSIQPRIKLNPNKFLLPSLVWGPNNQLLGFLDSIVVAIKLNRTLVIPLFFKHSSDGGMNSLTSALNRIDILYLAHAISIIDLDRFKKITGGSVDVVFQTKVTEAVSSGILTGENKLGVRVIRDSEFPKGRMMPGWEVENQVGELDIDDLPKTYKTDLRTAMIVNPFQSLRLSPAEGFASQPFNTINKLTEEEILKSPANIIMDFATYSIKRPPYAVYIAADFVKKIINSDYMAVHWRYNWNLISVNCDLEKLWNIQPRGRVCGRTIQPKQMADAIAKKALEIKKEKNLDSYLPIYIAAPGDLEGFVGKVSEEIASLLKEKSPKIFLPKDLKAFVDTEYPPEVCGSIRPTENELISLLEMQLFTTSLSFLYSEDSTLSSVIKHNRRSESHPYDSPVYELITGIKKNSRLR, encoded by the exons ATGAGAATCATTAGAAAGACGAACTTTTGGGTTTGTGTGGCCGTGGTTTTATTACTGGGCGTTATTTAtcacatacataaaaatcGCATTGAAAACATTCAAAGCAAAGTTGCCGCTGTAAAAAAAGGAATGACGGAAAAGGAGTTTACAAGAACCACTGGTGCAAATGGTGGAGAAACGACGGAAGAGGATGATGCATTGACTACGGGGCGGACG CaggaagaaaacaaaaaaacaactgaaGAAGTTTCATCAAAAACAACCGGGAAAACAGAACCTTCTAAAGAAGATAAATGTCGTGTACAAGATTACAACGATATTAGTTCAATCCAACCGAGGATTAAATTAAACCCAAACAAGTTTTTACTCCCCTCTTTAGTTTGGGGACCAAACAACCAACTCTTGGGGTTTTTGGATTCAATCGTTGTGGCAATTAAACTAAAcag GACCCTTGTCATCCCCTTGTTTTTCAAACATTCATCGGATGGTGGAATGAACAGTTTGACTTCTGCCCTAAATCGGatagacatcttatatttGGCTCATGCTATTTCTATAATTGACCTCGACCGTTTTAAGAAAATAACTGGCGGATCAGTGGACGTTGTGTTTCAG ACCAAAGTCACCGAAGCAGTCTCGTCAGGTATTCTTACTGGCGAAAACAAATTGGGAGTTAGAGTGATTCGAGACTCTGAGTTTCCTAAAGGTCGCATGATGCCTGGGTGGGAGGTGGAGAATCAAGTGGGTGAGCTTGATATCGATGATCTACCGAAGACGTACAA GACAGATCTTCGCACAGCCATGATAGTAAATCCTTTTCAATCGCTACGTTTATCCCCAGCAGAAGGTTTCGCCTCACAACCGTTCAATACGATAAACAAACTGACCGAGGAGGAAATTTTGAAATCACCAGCTAATATCATTATGGATTTTGCGACTTATTCGATTAAAAGGCCCCCATATGCTGTTTATATAGCGGCGGATTTCGTgaagaaaattataaattcaGACTACATGGCTGTACATTGGCG TTACAATTGGAACCTAATTTCGGTGAACTGCGACTTGGAAAAACTGTGGAACATACAACCGCGCGGAAGAGTTTGTGGTAGAACAATCCAACCTAAACAGATGGCAGATGCTATAGCAAAGAAAGctttggaaataaaaaaagagaaaaacttGGATTCGTATCTTCCGATCTATATAGCTGCGCCCGGGGACCTGGAGGGTTTTGTGGGGAAAGTATCGGAGGAAATTGCGAGCTTACTTAAAGAAAAATCTCCGAAAATATTTCTACCTAAGGACTTGAAAGCGTTCGTGGACACGGAGTATCCTCCTGAGGTGTGCGGGTCAATCCGGCCAACTGAGAACGAGTTAATATCCTTGCTAGAAATGCAGTTGTTTACAACGAGTTTATCGTTTTTATATTCGGAAGATTCAACTTTATCGagtgttataaaacacaaccgAAGATCCGAGTCTCATCCCTATGATAGCCCAGTGTATGAACTGATAACTGGTATCAAAAAGAACTCAAGGCTTCGTTAA
- the LOC100187397 gene encoding uncharacterized protein LOC100187397 isoform X2, which produces MRIIRKTNFWVCVAVVLLLGVIYHIHKNRIENIQSKVAAVKKGMTEKEFTRTTGANGGETTEEDDALTTGRTEENKKTTEEVSSKTTGKTEPSKEDKCRVQDYNDISSIQPRIKLNPNKFLLPSLVWGPNNQLLGFLDSIVVAIKLNRTLVIPLFFKHSSDGGMNSLTSALNRIDILYLAHAISIIDLDRFKKITGGSVDVVFQTKVTEAVSSGILTGENKLGVRVIRDSEFPKGRMMPGWEVENQVGELDIDDLPKTYKTDLRTAMIVNPFQSLRLSPAEGFASQPFNTINKLTEEEILKSPANIIMDFATYSIKRPPYAVYIAADFVKKIINSDYMAVHWRYNWNLISVNCDLEKLWNIQPRGRVCGRTIQPKQMADAIAKKALEIKKEKNLDSYLPIYIAAPGDLEGFVGKVSEEIASLLKEKSPKIFLPKDLKAFVDTEYPPEVCGSIRPTENELISLLEMQLFTTSLSFLYSEDSTLSSVIKHNRRSESHPYDSPVYELITGIKKNSRLR; this is translated from the exons ATGAGAATCATTAGAAAGACGAACTTTTGGGTTTGTGTGGCCGTGGTTTTATTACTGGGCGTTATTTAtcacatacataaaaatcGCATTGAAAACATTCAAAGCAAAGTTGCCGCTGTAAAAAAAGGAATGACGGAAAAGGAGTTTACAAGAACCACTGGTGCAAATGGTGGAGAAACGACGGAAGAGGATGATGCATTGACTACGGGGCGGACG gaagaaaacaaaaaaacaactgaaGAAGTTTCATCAAAAACAACCGGGAAAACAGAACCTTCTAAAGAAGATAAATGTCGTGTACAAGATTACAACGATATTAGTTCAATCCAACCGAGGATTAAATTAAACCCAAACAAGTTTTTACTCCCCTCTTTAGTTTGGGGACCAAACAACCAACTCTTGGGGTTTTTGGATTCAATCGTTGTGGCAATTAAACTAAAcag GACCCTTGTCATCCCCTTGTTTTTCAAACATTCATCGGATGGTGGAATGAACAGTTTGACTTCTGCCCTAAATCGGatagacatcttatatttGGCTCATGCTATTTCTATAATTGACCTCGACCGTTTTAAGAAAATAACTGGCGGATCAGTGGACGTTGTGTTTCAG ACCAAAGTCACCGAAGCAGTCTCGTCAGGTATTCTTACTGGCGAAAACAAATTGGGAGTTAGAGTGATTCGAGACTCTGAGTTTCCTAAAGGTCGCATGATGCCTGGGTGGGAGGTGGAGAATCAAGTGGGTGAGCTTGATATCGATGATCTACCGAAGACGTACAA GACAGATCTTCGCACAGCCATGATAGTAAATCCTTTTCAATCGCTACGTTTATCCCCAGCAGAAGGTTTCGCCTCACAACCGTTCAATACGATAAACAAACTGACCGAGGAGGAAATTTTGAAATCACCAGCTAATATCATTATGGATTTTGCGACTTATTCGATTAAAAGGCCCCCATATGCTGTTTATATAGCGGCGGATTTCGTgaagaaaattataaattcaGACTACATGGCTGTACATTGGCG TTACAATTGGAACCTAATTTCGGTGAACTGCGACTTGGAAAAACTGTGGAACATACAACCGCGCGGAAGAGTTTGTGGTAGAACAATCCAACCTAAACAGATGGCAGATGCTATAGCAAAGAAAGctttggaaataaaaaaagagaaaaacttGGATTCGTATCTTCCGATCTATATAGCTGCGCCCGGGGACCTGGAGGGTTTTGTGGGGAAAGTATCGGAGGAAATTGCGAGCTTACTTAAAGAAAAATCTCCGAAAATATTTCTACCTAAGGACTTGAAAGCGTTCGTGGACACGGAGTATCCTCCTGAGGTGTGCGGGTCAATCCGGCCAACTGAGAACGAGTTAATATCCTTGCTAGAAATGCAGTTGTTTACAACGAGTTTATCGTTTTTATATTCGGAAGATTCAACTTTATCGagtgttataaaacacaaccgAAGATCCGAGTCTCATCCCTATGATAGCCCAGTGTATGAACTGATAACTGGTATCAAAAAGAACTCAAGGCTTCGTTAA
- the LOC100185006 gene encoding putative oxidoreductase TDA3, translating into MKVVICGGGIIGNCVAYYLGESGITDITVVERDKLANAASGKAGGFLARDWCCECRQLDIFAKTSFALHQELATKFDGKASYDYRRLEAFSASYDADLKKSETELDSKREHLKWFNGPNIVAKSCNSIGTNENVAQLHPYKFVDTIAEYNLSRGIKVLEDTAIVSVKTEKAKAVGVELSNQTELECDVLVLCMGPWTGAAIEWFDSLPSCYGQKGHSIVILPKTELPGEAVFMELGGQFSPEIYPRPDGQVYVCGVTENPLPSNDLPLPGTIKPTENSCEKLKDIAGKVSDILCEGEVLTSQACYLPLTHDGLPIIGKVPQTENVYVAAGHGCWGILNSAATGKSLAQLITGCNEDEKINIEAFNPGRFN; encoded by the coding sequence ATGAAAGTTGTAATTTGTGGGGGTGGAATTATCGGCAATTGTGTGGCTTATTACTTGGGTGAAAGCGGTATAACCGATATTACTGTTGTGGAAAGAGACAAACTTGCGAATGCGGCTTCTGGAAAAGCTGGCGGGTTTTTAGCGCGAGATTGGTGTTGCGAATGTAGACAGTTGGATATTTTCgcaaaaacaagttttgcTTTGCACCAAGAGCTTGCGACTAAATTTGACGGTAAAGCATCTTACGATTACCGGAGATTAGAAGCGTTTTCTGCGAGTTACGACGCTGATTTAAAGAAATCGGAGACAGAATTGGATTCTAAACGCGAACATTTGAAATGGTTTAACGGCCCAAACATAGTTGCCAAAAGTTGCAACAGTATTGGTACCAACGAAAATGTAGCGCAATTACACCCGTATAAGTTCGTAGACACTATTGCTGAATACAATTTATCAAGAGGGATTAAAGTTCTGGAAGATACTGCTATTGTTTCAGTTAAAACTGAGAAAGCAAAAGCTGTAGGAGTAGAACTGAGCAACCAAACCGAACTTGAATGCGacgttttagttttatgtatGGGGCCGTGGACTGGTGCGGCAATTGAATGGTTTGATAGTTTACCATCATGTTATGGACAGAAGGGACATTCGATTGTTATTTTGCCTAAAACTGAACTGCCAGGTGAGGCTGTATTTATGGAACTTGGGGGTCAATTTTCCCCCGAGATTTACCCTCGCCCAGACGGTCAAGTCTATGTTTGTGGGGTAACCGAAAACCCTCTCCCATCAAATGATTTACCTTTACCAGGTACCATTAAACCGACCGAAAACTCGTGCGAAAAACTTAAAGATATCGCAGGTAAAGTGTCGGACATTTTATGCGAGGGTGAAGTTCTAACATCTCAAGCATGCTACTTACCTCTAACTCATGATGGTCTTCCTATCATTGGGAAAGTCCCCCAAACTGAGAATGTATATGTAGCTGCAGGACACGGGTGTTGGGGGATTCTCAATTCAGCAGCTACAGGCAAATCACTGGCCCAACTTATCACTGGTTGCAACGAAgatgaaaagataaatattgaAGCATTTAATCCAGGAAGGTTCAACTGA